From a single Brassica oleracea var. oleracea cultivar TO1000 chromosome C5, BOL, whole genome shotgun sequence genomic region:
- the LOC106344079 gene encoding monothiol glutaredoxin-S15, mitochondrial has protein sequence MAAVLSSRFLKGIANLRCTRLASASGYQHGMMRSYSTRVPSESDTHDDFKPTQKVPSGSTASLKDIVENDVKENPVMIYMKGVPEAPQCGFSSLAVRVLQQYNVPIGARNILEDQDLKNAVKSFSHWPTFPQIFIKGEFIGGSDIILNMHKEGQLEEKLKDVSGNQSSQ, from the exons ATGGCGGCTGTATTGTCGAGCAGGTTTCTCAAAGGAATCGCTAACCTTCGTTGTACCAGATTG GCATCTGCATCGGGCTACCAACATGGGATGATGAGATCCTACTCTACTAGAGTGCCCAGCGAATCAGACACGCATGATGATTTCAAGCCTACACAGAAAGTCCCTTCCGGTTCTACTGCCTCGCTAAAGGATATCGTTGAGAAT GATGTGAAGGAGAATCCTGTTATGATCTACATGAAAGGAGTTCCGGAAGCTCCTCAGTGTGGGTTTAGCTCACTAGCCGTAAGAGTTCTGCAACAATATA ATGTTCCTATCGGTGCTAGGAACATTCTTGAAGATCAAGACTTGAAAAACGCTGTGAAATCCTTCAG CCATTGGCCTACGTTTCCTCAGATCTTCATCAAGGGAGAGTTTATTGGAGGCTCAGACATCATCCTTAACATGCACAAG GAAGGTCAACTTGAGGAAAAGCTTAAAGACGTCTCTGGAAACCAAAGCTCTCAATAA
- the LOC106294785 gene encoding late embryogenesis abundant protein 76, with protein sequence MASNQQSYKAGETRGKTQEKTGQAMGAMRDKAEEGKDKTSQTAQTAQTAQQKAQETAQAAKEKTSQASQTTQQKAQETAQATKDKTSQAAQTTQQKAHETTQAAKDKTSQAAQTAQEKARETKDKTGSYMSETGEAIKQKAQNAAQYTKETAQEAAQYTKETAEAGRDKTGGFLSQTGEQVKQMAMGAADAVKHTFGMATDEEDREHYPGTTTTTTGATRTTDPTHHTYQRK encoded by the exons ATGGCGTCCAACCAACAAAGCTACAAAGCTGGTGAAACAAGAGGCAAGACTCAG GAGAAGACGGGACAAGCTATGGGAGCGATGAGGGACAAGGCTGAGGAAGGCAAGGACAAGACTTCCCAAACGGCCCAAACGGCCCAAACGGCCCAACAAAAGGCTCAGGAGACGGCCCAGGCAGCGAAAGAGAAGACATCTCAAGCTTCCCAAACGACCCAGCAAAAGGCTCAGGAGACGGCACAGGCAACGAAAGACAAGACCTCTCAAGCTGCCCAAACGACCCAGCAAAAGGCTCATGAGACGACCCAAGCAGCAAAAGACAAGACATCTCAAGCTGCCCAGACGGCCCAAGAAAAAGCCCGGGAGACGAAGGACAAGACCGGAAGTTACATGTCCGAGACAGGAGAAGCCATAAAGCAGAAGGCTCAAAACGCTGCTCAATACACAAAGGAGACGGCTCAAGAAGCGGCTCAGTACACGAAAGAGACGGCTGAAGCCGGTAGAGACAAGACCGGTGGGTTCTTGAGCCAGACAGGTGAGCAAGTGAAGCAGATGGCAATGGGTGCAGCTGATGCGGTGAAGCACACTTTTGGAATGGCTACGGATGAAGAAGACAGGGAGCATTATCCAGGCACCACTACGACCACTACTGGTGCTACTCGGACCACTGATCCGACTCATCATACTTATCAGAGGAAGTGA